From the Methanocaldococcus fervens AG86 genome, the window ACTCCCTTCTCCAACTTAGCCAATGCATTAGCCAACCACAATGGGTGGGTTAGCTTAGCCCCTTCTTCATCAGCATAAAACTCTCTCTGCCTTGAAATTGCAAATTGTATTAACGTAGCGGCAATTGGGGCCAATATCAGCAACAAAATTGTTCCAATCAACTCCAAAGGATTGCTATCCTCATCTCTTGCAACAAAGAAAATTCCTCCCCAATACAGCATCCATTCGGCAATATATATTATAGCTCCAGCCAATGTTGCCACTATGGTGCTTATTAAAATATCCCTATGCTTTATATGTGCTATTTCATGCCCAATAACCCCTTCTAACTCTTCTGGAGATAACAGCTTTAATATTCCCTCAGTTACAGCTACAACAGCGTTTTTAGGATTTCTTCCGGTAGCAAAGGCATTTGGTGTCATTGTAGGAACTATAGCCACTTTTGGTTTTGGCAATCCTGCTTTTCTTGCAACTCTCTCAACAATTTGATGGAGCCATGGCATTTCATGCTCATCTAAAATTCTTGCGTTGTAACTCATCAAAACAAATTTATCACTAAAGTAATAGGCTATGATATTTGGAATTAAAGCTAATATTATAGCCATCAATGGATGAATATGCAGTAAAATACATATTACATAAATCAGCCCTACCAAAAGTGCCATTAGTATATAAGTTTTTATTTGGTTCATCATGACCATTCCCTCTTTAATTATATCTCATAATCAAAATAAATGTAAATATAGGAAGTTTAAATAAATTATGCTCCTATAAATCCATTTATTTTTCCCATTTTTTTATCAATCTTTTTAATTCTTCTCTAAATTGCTTATCTTCAAATATCTTTTTTAGTATCCTCTCCCTATCTTTTTGATTCGGAACTGTTTCTTTCAAAAACTCCCTCATACATGCCATAATATCAATATCACTTGATTTCAAATAGTTTTCAACAAAAATTCTTATATGCTTAGCCATTAAAGGACTTTTTCCTTTTGTATATATACTAAATATTACCTCATCAACTTCTGTATATGCAGGAATTATAAAATTAACTCCCTCCACCTTTGTTGAAGAATTCACAAATTTATTCAACTCTTTAGCTAATTTGACTATCCTTTTATTAACCTCATCATTTATGGCTGTTATTATAAAATCATAATTTTCTATTATATTTTTTAACTCTTCATCACTCAGCTTATTTACATCAATTTCAATTAGATTTAAGTTTTTATTGCTCTCTTTTAATTTCTTTATTTCTTCGTCAAACTCTTTAGAATAGATATCAACAGCCCCCCCACTCTTCAATATTTTTTTAGCCCTCCTTTTTCCTACATTTCCACAACCAAATATAGCTATTTTTTTCCCTTCAAAAGATAATAAAACTGGAAGCAAACTAATCCCTCCTATTAAAAACTTAGTTAAAGAAAATAAAAATCTATTTTCTTAGTATTTTCTTAGATAGATATAAACATTATATTCCTTCCCATTTTCCCCTACAGCGATAGTTTTTTCTCTAATGTAATAAACATCTAAATCCTCATACTCATCAAATACTTCCAACTCTTTATCTGTAATCCCCAATAATATAATGCCGTCAATATAACTCCCTTCTTTTTTCTTAGCTCCATAGTAGCCAATAGTTTTATCAAAAAACTTTTCGTAATTATAAACCCTTCCTTTAATCATATTTGGAATTCTATTTATTAACTCCAACAACCTCTCTTTTTTCATCAACTCTCCGTAGGCAAATACATTATATTTCTTCATATTTTTTAATCCCTCCTCTAACCTTAACAGCCAAACCATAATTAAATTCTCTCAACTCAATACCATTTAAAATTGTTGTCCCATAAGCTAAAAGCTCATCATCCTCATTAACGACTAAAACCTCTTCATAAGGTCTTAACTCCCCATCACAATCAACAACAAATTTAGCAAAAACATTTCTTCCCTCTCTCGCAAATGCTTCAGCTTCTTTATTAACAACAACCCTATATTTTGGGAAAGGAATCTTTTCCCACAATAACTTAGCTCCTTTTTCAGAAGGTATTAACATGTTATCGTTACTTCTAACTGAAAACAAAATATTTCCATTTTCATCTAAAACTTGCCTTAATCTACCTGTAGTTTTACTTCTAACAACCTTTATCTTATCCATTAGCTCATCATCTATTATATCAAAGCCATATTGGTACTGCAACATCTTTCTAATCCTTAAAGCATCAGCATCAATTTTTTTATTTGCAGAGAAGTAATTTATGTAGTAATTGTATGTCATTATATCCAATATGTTATCTTCTCCAATTTTTTTCTTTAACCAATTAACAAATTCATCGATAAACTCGTTGTTCATCTCTTTTTCATGGTCAAAGAGTTCTGGAACTTCATGCTGAGATAACGGGTAGACAGTGTCTATATAGTATGGGATAAATCCAAAAACAGGGTCTTTAATTAAAATATCAACGTCTGTTTCTACCACATTTAAATTCTCATGATATGGTTTTTCTATAGAGCTTGAGACAGTTGTAATATAAACCTTTTCATATTTTATTCTCTTTAATCTCTTCTTATGCCTCAAAACCTCTGGTCTAAACATTGATTCAACTCCACTATAAAAGAAGGCAGATTTTTTTGTTACAGGGTCGAATTTTTCGATATAATCCATATATTTCCTTAAAACTCTGTAACCCTCTAAAAGCTTAGGATGGCATCTACACCTCTCCTCAACCAACTCCCATAAACTTCCATCTCTTATTGCCTGCTTTATCCTATTTATCTCTTCAAAAGTTACATATAAATTGTGTTCTGCCAATAACCTTTCTCTATCTTTTTTATTTAAACTTGCCAATTCTTTTGGAGTGTATTCTGAACAAACAGGGCATGAACATGGAAATGCCTTTAAATCTTTGAGCTCATCTAAATGCAAAGTTCCTCTTTCAGTTAAATACCTATCATCTTTAGCATACAATGCATAAGCCGCAGAGTCAAATAAATCACAGCCTAAAGCAACAGCTAAGGCAAATAGCATTGGATGACCACAGCCAAATAAATGCACAGGCTTGTTTGTTGGTAGATACATCTTTGAGTTTATTATAATCTCAGCAACATCCTTGTATCTATATTGCTCCATCAATGGAACAACCGCCCCAATTGGATAGATATCAAAGCCCAACTTAGCCATCTCTTTAGCAGACTTCTGCCTCAAATCCAAATAAGTTGATCCCTGAATAGTTCCATTTAACAATAATTTAAATCCTCTCTCCTTTTTTAATTCTATTGATGCCTTAGCCCTCCTTAAAGTTTCTTCCAAATCTTTCTCAGCCTTCTCTCTATCAACATCTGGTGGTGTTGGGATATCTAAGATGGTTCCAACGTCAACCCCAATTCTTTCCTGAAATTCTATAATTTCTAATGGCTTAACGTCAATATCTCCATAAACTCCCAACTGAAAAGAACCGCTATCTGTGACGATTACCTTATCAAATCCAATTAATTTGTGGATTCCCTTTTCTTCAGCAATTTCCCTCAAATGCTTTGTTTTGTAGGTTATGTAGGAGTTTGTAATAATAACATCAGCCAACTTATTTATTAAATCCATTGAAACAATTTGCTTTTTTTGATTTGGATGTATAACAGGCATTATTGTTGGTGTTTCAATTTTCTTTCCGTTTATATTTAAAATTCCTATCCTTCCCATGGCATCTCTATGCTTTATCTCAAAGGTCATCATGTTTATCCTCCCAATGAATGTTTTAATTTTTATTAAAATTAAAAACTAAAAAAGCTTTAAAATCTAATATTATAGCTAAAGTCAAAATTTATTATTCATCCATTCTTTGTGTTCTTCTGACTGTGAAGGCAAATAAAGCTGGCAAAATAGCTCCTCCCAATATTGCCTCTGTTAAAGCTACATCTGGAGCTAATAACGCATAGTATAGATAAGCTATGCACAAACCTGAAAAGCCAGATAATATAACACACTTAATTAAATCTTTTTGTAATAGGGCTGCTAAACTTGATAACAGTGTCATTATTATAACTATGTAGTGTATAACCTCCATTATACTCACCTTAAAACATTCATTATAAAATAGATTATTACAAGCAAATATAAAAAACTATGTAAGGGATAGTATGGACTATTATGTTACTTTATCTCCGGGACTTGAAAACATATCAAAAAATGAGATTGAATTTTTTGGAGGAAAAATTAAAGAAATTAGAGAAAATAAGGGAAGGATATTTTTTAGTGGGGATTTAGAGCTAATTCCTAAGATTAACTATCTATCGAGGACTATAGAGCGAATGAATATTTTATTACATAAAGAGGAGATTCCAAATATATCATTAGAGGATATTTACGAGAGAGTTTATAGTATTGACTGGACAGAGTGGATAAATGAAAATCAATCATTTGCCATTAGACCGTTAAGGGCTGGAGAGCATAACTTTACATCAATAGACATTGGGAGGGTTGCTGGGGAGGCGGTAATAAAGTCGTATCAAAAAGACAAAAATGTTAGGCTTAAAGTTAATTTAGATGAGCCTGATGTAATTGTTAGAGTTGAGGTTATATTTGACGAATTAATTGTTGGAATAGATACAACTGGAGATGTTGCTTTAGATAAAAGAGGATATAGAGTTTTTAACCACCCAGCCCATATAAATGCCACTATCGCATCCTCTTTAATTTATTTAAGCGATTGGAAGGATGATGAGCTCTTTTTAGACCCCATGTGTGGAAGTGGGACTATTCCAATAGAAGGAGCTTTAATTAAGAGAAATGTTCCACCAGGAAAGTTTAGAGAGAAGAAGTGTGGTTTTAAATTTGTTGATATTTTTGGTTATGAGCTCTTAAATAAAATAAAAGAAGATATTGTTGAAAATAAAAATAAATACAACATAATTGGATTGGATAGAAATCAAAAATATTTGGATGGAGCTGAAGAGAATGCCAAAAATGCTGAGGTTTTAGACACAATAAAATTTATTCATGGAGATGCTACAAAATTGCATGAGGTATTTGATAGCGTTGATGTTATTGTGGTAAATCCCCCTTATGGCATAAGGATGGGGAGCAAAAGGGCTGTAAAAAAACTATATAATGAATTCTTATCTTCAGCAAAAAAGATTATGCACGGCTCTTCTCGTCTAATAGCCATAACTGCTGAAGATAAAATGTTTAAAGAGGCTATAATAAAAAATAATCTTGAAATTAAAGATGAATTTAACGTTATGTTTGGGGGTTTAATGACAAAAGTGTTTTATCTAACCTTATGACCATAGGGCTCCGCCCTATTGGTATACCCGGGATACATTAAGGAGGGGCTAAAGCCCCTCATAATGTCTCTCTTGTAGTTAAAAACTTTTAAAGTTCAATAACATATTTTATAAAAATATTGAGGGAAATGATGATTGAAGAAATAAAAACTTTTATCTACAAATATTATATTGAACCAGCTGAAAAAGGAACTGGATATAATTTAATTCAGGAAATAACCTATGGAATTATATTGGCCTTAGCTTTATATTTATTTTATAAGGCTTTAAGAAAGCTAAACATAAATATTGATGAAAAGTTTGCGATTCCAGGTATTGTTTTTACGGTTTTAATTGCTTTAATGAGGGCTTTGGTTGATTGTGGCCATATAGAAAGAAGTTTTTTAACAATAACTCCAGGAATTGTATTTTTAGTTGGTGGATTTTTTATAATAACTATTTTAATTACTGGAATAATTTTTAAAAAGGATTATTATAAAGTATCTGCAGTTATTGGACTGACTCCACTGCTTTATTTTTTATACATATTTTTAAAGCACTTAGTTTATTTAGAAGCGGCCATATACGTTGGTATTTTAGTTGGGATATTTTATTGTTTAGCTAAATTTTTAGATAAAAAATTAAAATTAAATATTCTACAGTCAAAGATTGATAGTTATGTTTTAATTGGGCAATTAATAGATGCCTCTGCAACAACTGTTGGAATAGGCATCTACAGCTACTGGGAGCAACATCCAATCCCAAGATTTTTAATGGAGACTTTTGGAGTTTATTCATTCATACCTTTTAAGCTCTTAGTGGTTTTATTAGTTCTCTATATTTTAAATAGGGAGATTGAAGATGAAAATATAAAAAATATTATAAAGCTCTGCATAATGGCTCTTGGATTAGCTCCAGGACTTAGGAATTTATTCAGGACGATAATGGGTGTTTAAATATGACTATTTAATTTTATTTAATTAATTTTGGTGAAGCTTTTTCTAAAAGGTCAGCAGAGATATTCCTTTGATACTAAATAATGGCAATTGCTAAAGTAGTTAAATAAATTTGTAAATTTACACCTCCGAGCGTAGCGAGGAGGTGTTAGGTTTTGATGAGCCTTTTAATAAAAGGTTCATTTAGAACAATAATGGAGGTTTAAAATTAAGGTTATTCGATTCTAATCATTAATTGGGTGTTTAAATGGAATTTATCTTATTTCTCCCTTTACTTATAATTGTTGGATTTGTTATTGGAATATTAGGAAGTTTATTAGGCGTTGGAGGGGGTTTTTTAGTAGCTCCAATTTTAACGTTTATTTTTGATTATTTTGGAATTCCTAACGGTGTGAAATTTGCAGTTGGCACCTCTTTATTGGTTGTGTTTATAAATTCAATAATATCTATTTTTAGACATGCAAAAATCAAAAACATAGATTGGAAGGCATCAATAATAATTGGGATTATTAGCTTAATATTTTCCTATATCAGCGGATTTTTGGTAGTGAATTTTATTGACTCAGATGTTTTAAAAAAGATATTTGGAACATTTTTAATATTAAACGCAATTTATTTGGGAAAATCTCATCATATAGATGAAATTCATGAAACAGAAGATAACTTACCTAAATTTATTATTTGTGGGGTTATCACAGGATTTTTATCTGGATTGTTTGGTATTGGAGGAGGAATAGTTGTTATTCCAATATTAACATTGTTTAAATATCCTGTTAAAAGAATTATTGCAATCTCAATTGGTGTTGTTCCCTTAACGTCAATTGGCGGACTTATATCATATTTAACAGCTAATACTGAGGGTTATATTTACAATATAGGTTATGTCTCAATCCCAATAGCTTTAATTATATCAATTCCTATAATTTACTCTTCAAAAATTGGGGTAATGTTAAATCAAAAAATTTCTCCAAAGTATATAAGGATAATGCTAAGTGCCATATTGGGAGTTATAGGATTGTTTATGCTCCTCTAACTTCTTTAATGCTCTTTTCAATAAACTCTAAAACTTTATCAAATCCTTCCATTGTCTTTAAGCTTAATAGAATGACTTCTGCGTTTGGATTTATTTTTTTAGCATCGTTCTCCATCTTTTTAACATCAGCTCCAACAGCCTCTGCCAAATCAACCTTATTTATTATTATTAAATCCGCTGTTTTCATAATTCCAGGATGTTTTTCTATTGTATCGTCACCTTCAGTCGTTGATACTACAACAATCCTTTTATGAGTTCCTAAATCAAAATCTGCAGGGCAGATTAAATTTCCAACATTTTCTACAAACAATAAGTCAATTTCATCTAAGTTTAAATCTTCTAAGGCATGCTCTACTAAATGAGCGTCTAAATGGCACTCCTTACCTGTGTTTAATGGAACTACCTTAGCCCCATGCTTCTCCATTCTTTCAGCATCAAATTTGGCTATAACATCCCCAGCAATACAGCCAATTTTATACTTATCTTTCAAATTATCAATTAACTTTTCAATTAATAACGTTTTACCGCTACCAATAGCCCCCATAAAATCAAATGCAACAACGTTGTGTTTATTTAATAATTTTCTATTCTTATCAGCCAATCTTTTATTAGCCTTCAATATATCTTTTGCAATATCTAAAACTCCTACAATATGCATATTATCACCAACTTATTCCTCCTCATTATTTTCCAATTCCTCATAATTTGGATTCATCTTCTCATATAATTCATCAACATCACTTTTCTTTTTCCAAAGTTCAAATCTTGACCTTTTAATCTTCTGCCTCTCCCTCTCTAAAAACTTAAATGTTCTTGCATGCGAAGCTCCTCTTAAAAGCATTTCAACAGCTTCTTTAGCTACTTGAACTGGTTCATGTTCTCCAACTATTGCAACAGTATTTCCATAAACAGACACATTCGCTCCTGTCAATTCCTCTATGTATCTCCTTGACTTTCCTTCCTTACCAATTACTCTTCCTTTTAACCTCTTTACAGCATTTTCTGAGTTTGCATAATCCTCAATATCTATAACTTCCAAAACATATTCATCACTAACCAATCTTAAAGCTATTTCTGGGTTAAATCCTCTTCCAATAGCCCTAACTATATCCTTTGCCTTCCAAACAGCTAATGGGTCTTTTTGTTTTTCAGTTCCGTAAATAGTTACAGTTCCATCTTCATCAATTTCCAACTTAACGCCTAATTCTTTTTCAATAGCTTTTTTGACACTTCCTTTTTTTCCTATTAAAACACCAACTCTCTCCCTTGGAATTTTTAAAATCTCTATACTTTTATCTTGTCCAACATTTCCAAAAACCATAATTACCACCGTAAAAAGAAAAAATAAATTATAGTTGCTTAATCATTGCCTCATCAATCGGATTTATATCCTTTCCAGTTATATATCTATATAAATCTTTGTAATTGCAATTAATTCTCTTCCTTCTAAAGAAATTCGCTATATTTATACAATCTCTAATCAATAATGGCTGAGCTAATGGATGCTGAGTTACAACACTTTGGGAAAAATCTATAAACACAGGCTCATCATCCTTAACCAATATATTGTATTCGCTCAAATCTCCATGAACTAACTCCCCCTCTTCATAAAGCTTTTTCATACTCTCTTTTATAATTTTAAAACATCTCTCCCAATCTAAATCCTGCACATCTTTAAGTTTTGGAGCTGGAATTCCCCTATATCCAACAAAATCCATAACTAAAACATTCTCCCTCCTTAATCTTGCCTTTGGTGCGTTTATAATTTCAGAAGCTCTTTTAAGGTTTCTGAATTCTTTTTCTACCCATGCGTGGATAATCTGCCTCCTACTACTCTTTCTTAAATGAAATCTCGGGTCTCCTTGGATGTATTTGCTCATCGTCTTAAAATCACATGTAGCTACTCTATAAACTTTAACTGCTCTGTAAAACTTTCCTTTCCTTGCTTTAAAGACCACCGCCTCCTTCCCAGAGCTAACAACTCCTATATATTCTGTCAAATGTTTTCCAGCCAATAAACTAAATAAAGTCATTAAGGTTCTTTTATCAAAAACTTCGTTAGCTGTTTTTAAATCTTCTAAAAATTTTCTCTCTTTCTCTAAAATTTCTTTTTGATATTCTCTATCCAATTGAAATTCTTCCTTCTCAGATAATAATTTATTTAATTCGTAAAGCTCATCTTCAATGTTTTTAGCTATAGACATCACCTTTTTCTAAAAGTTTACATTCCATAGATCTCCGCCCTATTAATATACCAAATTTTATTTTAGTTTATAATAACTCATCCAGATAACCCTTTCTCTTAAGCCATTCTACCTGTGTTTTTGTATATCTCCATATGATATCACATTTTTGATCTCCTTGAACTTCCCATGGTTTTACTATAACTATGTCTCCTTCTCTAACCCAAATTCTATTCTTTAATCTACCAGGGATTCTTCCCAATCTTGTTTTTCCATCTAAACATCTAACTCTAACCCTACTTGCCCCTAACATTTGTTCTATAATCCCTAAAATCTCGTTCTCTTCTTTTTTCGGAAGTCTTACTCTAATTTGCTGTTCTTGTTGCTGTTCAGCCATGCTATCACCTTTTTTAATTAAATTTTATTTTTGTGTTTTTCATAGTTATAAAATCTTGGATTTGGTGTTTTGATAAACATTAGTTTCTAACGCTTATTTGTACTATTTTATATACTCCACAGTATATATATCTGTTGTATGATTTTTATGCATTATTTGGCCAAAGGTGGATAAAGATGATAAGTAGAGAAGAAGCAATTAACTTCCTCAATTCAACATCTTCTAAAGAGATATTAGA encodes:
- a CDS encoding zinc metalloprotease HtpX; translated protein: MMNQIKTYILMALLVGLIYVICILLHIHPLMAIILALIPNIIAYYFSDKFVLMSYNARILDEHEMPWLHQIVERVARKAGLPKPKVAIVPTMTPNAFATGRNPKNAVVAVTEGILKLLSPEELEGVIGHEIAHIKHRDILISTIVATLAGAIIYIAEWMLYWGGIFFVARDEDSNPLELIGTILLLILAPIAATLIQFAISRQREFYADEEGAKLTHPLWLANALAKLEKGVEMYPLEKGNPATAHMFIVNPFKGDFIMKLFSTHPPTEERIERLLEMCKRVRR
- the trm14 gene encoding tRNA (guanine(6)-N2)-methyltransferase, whose product is MDYYVTLSPGLENISKNEIEFFGGKIKEIRENKGRIFFSGDLELIPKINYLSRTIERMNILLHKEEIPNISLEDIYERVYSIDWTEWINENQSFAIRPLRAGEHNFTSIDIGRVAGEAVIKSYQKDKNVRLKVNLDEPDVIVRVEVIFDELIVGIDTTGDVALDKRGYRVFNHPAHINATIASSLIYLSDWKDDELFLDPMCGSGTIPIEGALIKRNVPPGKFREKKCGFKFVDIFGYELLNKIKEDIVENKNKYNIIGLDRNQKYLDGAEENAKNAEVLDTIKFIHGDATKLHEVFDSVDVIVVNPPYGIRMGSKRAVKKLYNEFLSSAKKIMHGSSRLIAITAEDKMFKEAIIKNNLEIKDEFNVMFGGLMTKVFYLTL
- the eif1A gene encoding translation initiation factor eIF-1A, which encodes MAEQQQEQQIRVRLPKKEENEILGIIEQMLGASRVRVRCLDGKTRLGRIPGRLKNRIWVREGDIVIVKPWEVQGDQKCDIIWRYTKTQVEWLKRKGYLDELL
- the tgtA gene encoding tRNA guanosine(15) transglycosylase TgtA encodes the protein MMTFEIKHRDAMGRIGILNINGKKIETPTIMPVIHPNQKKQIVSMDLINKLADVIITNSYITYKTKHLREIAEEKGIHKLIGFDKVIVTDSGSFQLGVYGDIDVKPLEIIEFQERIGVDVGTILDIPTPPDVDREKAEKDLEETLRRAKASIELKKERGFKLLLNGTIQGSTYLDLRQKSAKEMAKLGFDIYPIGAVVPLMEQYRYKDVAEIIINSKMYLPTNKPVHLFGCGHPMLFALAVALGCDLFDSAAYALYAKDDRYLTERGTLHLDELKDLKAFPCSCPVCSEYTPKELASLNKKDRERLLAEHNLYVTFEEINRIKQAIRDGSLWELVEERCRCHPKLLEGYRVLRKYMDYIEKFDPVTKKSAFFYSGVESMFRPEVLRHKKRLKRIKYEKVYITTVSSSIEKPYHENLNVVETDVDILIKDPVFGFIPYYIDTVYPLSQHEVPELFDHEKEMNNEFIDEFVNWLKKKIGEDNILDIMTYNYYINYFSANKKIDADALRIRKMLQYQYGFDIIDDELMDKIKVVRSKTTGRLRQVLDENGNILFSVRSNDNMLIPSEKGAKLLWEKIPFPKYRVVVNKEAEAFAREGRNVFAKFVVDCDGELRPYEEVLVVNEDDELLAYGTTILNGIELREFNYGLAVKVRGGIKKYEEI
- a CDS encoding KH domain-containing protein encodes the protein MVFGNVGQDKSIEILKIPRERVGVLIGKKGSVKKAIEKELGVKLEIDEDGTVTIYGTEKQKDPLAVWKAKDIVRAIGRGFNPEIALRLVSDEYVLEVIDIEDYANSENAVKRLKGRVIGKEGKSRRYIEELTGANVSVYGNTVAIVGEHEPVQVAKEAVEMLLRGASHARTFKFLERERQKIKRSRFELWKKKSDVDELYEKMNPNYEELENNEEE
- the hypB gene encoding hydrogenase nickel incorporation protein HypB, with amino-acid sequence MHIVGVLDIAKDILKANKRLADKNRKLLNKHNVVAFDFMGAIGSGKTLLIEKLIDNLKDKYKIGCIAGDVIAKFDAERMEKHGAKVVPLNTGKECHLDAHLVEHALEDLNLDEIDLLFVENVGNLICPADFDLGTHKRIVVVSTTEGDDTIEKHPGIMKTADLIIINKVDLAEAVGADVKKMENDAKKINPNAEVILLSLKTMEGFDKVLEFIEKSIKEVRGA
- a CDS encoding gamma-glutamylcyclotransferase family protein, yielding MKKYNVFAYGELMKKERLLELINRIPNMIKGRVYNYEKFFDKTIGYYGAKKKEGSYIDGIILLGITDKELEVFDEYEDLDVYYIREKTIAVGENGKEYNVYIYLRKY
- a CDS encoding precorrin-2 dehydrogenase/sirohydrochlorin ferrochelatase family protein; the encoded protein is MLPVLLSFEGKKIAIFGCGNVGKRRAKKILKSGGAVDIYSKEFDEEIKKLKESNKNLNLIEIDVNKLSDEELKNIIENYDFIITAINDEVNKRIVKLAKELNKFVNSSTKVEGVNFIIPAYTEVDEVIFSIYTKGKSPLMAKHIRIFVENYLKSSDIDIMACMREFLKETVPNQKDRERILKKIFEDKQFREELKRLIKKWEK
- a CDS encoding DUF4040 domain-containing protein, coding for MEVIHYIVIIMTLLSSLAALLQKDLIKCVILSGFSGLCIAYLYYALLAPDVALTEAILGGAILPALFAFTVRRTQRMDE
- a CDS encoding DUF63 family protein, whose protein sequence is MIEEIKTFIYKYYIEPAEKGTGYNLIQEITYGIILALALYLFYKALRKLNINIDEKFAIPGIVFTVLIALMRALVDCGHIERSFLTITPGIVFLVGGFFIITILITGIIFKKDYYKVSAVIGLTPLLYFLYIFLKHLVYLEAAIYVGILVGIFYCLAKFLDKKLKLNILQSKIDSYVLIGQLIDASATTVGIGIYSYWEQHPIPRFLMETFGVYSFIPFKLLVVLLVLYILNREIEDENIKNIIKLCIMALGLAPGLRNLFRTIMGV
- a CDS encoding serine protein kinase RIO; the protein is MSIAKNIEDELYELNKLLSEKEEFQLDREYQKEILEKERKFLEDLKTANEVFDKRTLMTLFSLLAGKHLTEYIGVVSSGKEAVVFKARKGKFYRAVKVYRVATCDFKTMSKYIQGDPRFHLRKSSRRQIIHAWVEKEFRNLKRASEIINAPKARLRRENVLVMDFVGYRGIPAPKLKDVQDLDWERCFKIIKESMKKLYEEGELVHGDLSEYNILVKDDEPVFIDFSQSVVTQHPLAQPLLIRDCINIANFFRRKRINCNYKDLYRYITGKDINPIDEAMIKQL
- a CDS encoding sulfite exporter TauE/SafE family protein, giving the protein MEFILFLPLLIIVGFVIGILGSLLGVGGGFLVAPILTFIFDYFGIPNGVKFAVGTSLLVVFINSIISIFRHAKIKNIDWKASIIIGIISLIFSYISGFLVVNFIDSDVLKKIFGTFLILNAIYLGKSHHIDEIHETEDNLPKFIICGVITGFLSGLFGIGGGIVVIPILTLFKYPVKRIIAISIGVVPLTSIGGLISYLTANTEGYIYNIGYVSIPIALIISIPIIYSSKIGVMLNQKISPKYIRIMLSAILGVIGLFMLL